One Halobacterium zhouii genomic region harbors:
- a CDS encoding ribbon-helix-helix domain-containing protein, with the protein MPKISVEIPGELLGDLDDHVGDDGKFVNRSDAVRASVRKTLDLLDDIDDRHGRLDDGEE; encoded by the coding sequence ATGCCCAAGATAAGCGTCGAGATTCCCGGGGAGCTCCTCGGTGACCTCGACGACCACGTCGGCGACGACGGCAAGTTCGTGAACCGGAGCGACGCCGTCCGCGCGTCCGTCCGGAAGACCCTGGACCTGCTCGACGACATCGACGACCGCCACGGGAGGTTAGACGATGGTGAGGAGTGA
- the tatC gene encoding Sec-independent protein translocase TatC, which produces MSGSGSGIVDPSTARTIDTGRETIGVLLRSAQKRLQHVFIAFVVGLLVGVYGMREVIWPQLRADLLVQAASVIAKTPFDVILMQVKIGLFTGVAFAVPVLLYHARQPLEERDIIPEVHVSRLQIAGFVVLGAGLGLIGIAYAYLLFFPLMFDFLAANAVGAGIAPKYSIVKWTEFILFLALSFALAAQLPLVMSALSYSGIVSYETFRDRWKVAVIAIFTFGAFFSPPDPFTQILWAAPLILLYGLSLYLSKIVVTMKRGREHVDVRGVFRERWNRVLGVGVLGFAAGYAAGKYGAVAAFNEGLEFVGSSFRVPTVAEAVGVPPETGYLLLAGLFAALALAAALFYYVYVAIERAAQAVAARGGGDPADIDLEMLDANGVRAAPPETFASMSEDDALVAAKHAMDEDDDEKAQAILDRYDEVQERLDEQAEGEADDEESNTVQSTAAGMMDAFTEDETTEDDIGGYYHDIRFIFDSLRSRAFHIVGSFMAMLVAIFGWLYYGGFAQLRDDFIARIPQNVQPTGAVDWPIAQHPVEALVFQVKLSTVLAAIGVLPIVVYYAWPPLSERGFVTGDRRTIGVWGGGIVGGLALGSYVGYAFIAPEVISYLVYDAHRADMVISYTISNFAWTVFLLTGGIGLLADIPVTMVLFHLGGIVSYDTMRRRWRVPVLSMFAFGALVTPDSLYTMLVIAIPMVVMYGIGLALLFLVTLGGRRGGSGTAVGE; this is translated from the coding sequence ATGAGTGGCTCCGGTTCGGGTATCGTGGACCCCAGCACGGCCCGCACCATCGACACCGGACGGGAGACCATCGGCGTACTGCTTCGGTCCGCGCAAAAGCGCCTCCAGCACGTCTTCATCGCGTTCGTGGTCGGTCTGCTGGTCGGCGTCTACGGAATGCGGGAGGTCATCTGGCCGCAACTCAGAGCGGACCTCCTCGTGCAGGCGGCCTCGGTCATCGCGAAGACGCCCTTCGACGTCATCCTGATGCAGGTGAAAATCGGGCTGTTCACGGGCGTCGCGTTCGCGGTTCCCGTCCTGCTCTACCACGCCCGGCAACCGCTCGAGGAGCGCGACATCATCCCCGAGGTGCACGTTTCGCGCCTCCAGATCGCGGGGTTCGTCGTGCTCGGAGCGGGACTCGGGCTGATCGGCATCGCGTACGCGTACCTCCTGTTCTTCCCGCTGATGTTCGACTTCCTCGCCGCGAACGCGGTCGGCGCGGGCATCGCGCCGAAGTACTCCATCGTGAAGTGGACGGAGTTCATCCTCTTCCTCGCGCTCTCGTTCGCGCTCGCCGCACAGCTCCCGCTCGTGATGTCCGCGCTCTCGTACTCGGGCATCGTGTCCTACGAGACGTTCCGCGACCGGTGGAAGGTCGCGGTCATCGCCATCTTCACGTTCGGCGCGTTCTTCTCGCCGCCCGACCCGTTCACGCAGATTCTGTGGGCAGCGCCGCTCATCCTCCTCTACGGCCTCTCGCTGTACCTCTCGAAGATCGTCGTGACGATGAAGCGAGGGCGCGAGCACGTCGACGTGCGCGGCGTGTTCCGGGAGCGCTGGAACCGCGTGCTCGGCGTCGGCGTGCTCGGGTTCGCCGCCGGGTACGCGGCCGGGAAGTACGGCGCCGTCGCGGCGTTCAACGAGGGACTCGAGTTCGTCGGTTCGTCGTTCCGGGTGCCGACGGTGGCAGAAGCCGTCGGCGTGCCGCCCGAGACCGGCTACCTGCTGCTCGCCGGTCTGTTCGCGGCGCTCGCGCTCGCCGCGGCGCTGTTCTACTACGTCTACGTCGCCATCGAACGCGCCGCACAGGCGGTCGCCGCCCGCGGCGGCGGCGACCCCGCGGACATCGACCTGGAGATGCTCGACGCCAACGGCGTCCGGGCGGCGCCACCGGAGACGTTCGCGTCGATGAGCGAGGACGACGCGCTCGTCGCCGCAAAGCACGCGATGGACGAGGACGACGACGAGAAGGCCCAGGCCATCCTCGACCGCTACGACGAGGTCCAGGAACGCCTGGACGAGCAGGCTGAAGGGGAGGCGGACGACGAGGAGTCCAACACCGTCCAGAGCACGGCAGCGGGCATGATGGACGCGTTCACGGAGGACGAAACCACTGAAGACGACATCGGCGGCTACTACCACGACATCCGGTTCATCTTCGACAGCCTGCGCTCGCGGGCGTTCCACATCGTGGGGTCGTTCATGGCGATGCTCGTCGCCATCTTCGGGTGGCTCTACTACGGCGGGTTCGCGCAGTTGCGCGACGACTTCATTGCGCGCATCCCCCAGAACGTCCAGCCCACGGGCGCCGTCGACTGGCCGATCGCACAGCACCCGGTGGAGGCGCTCGTCTTCCAGGTGAAACTCTCGACGGTGCTGGCCGCCATCGGCGTGCTCCCCATCGTGGTCTACTACGCGTGGCCGCCGCTTTCCGAGCGCGGGTTCGTGACGGGCGACCGCCGCACCATCGGAGTGTGGGGTGGCGGTATCGTCGGCGGCCTCGCGCTCGGGAGCTACGTCGGCTACGCGTTCATCGCCCCCGAGGTCATCTCCTATCTGGTGTACGACGCGCATCGCGCGGACATGGTCATCAGTTACACCATCAGCAACTTCGCGTGGACGGTGTTCCTGCTGACCGGGGGTATCGGCCTGCTCGCGGACATCCCGGTGACGATGGTGCTGTTCCACCTCGGCGGCATCGTCTCCTACGACACGATGCGCCGGCGCTGGCGCGTGCCCGTGCTCTCGATGTTCGCGTTCGGCGCGCTCGTCACGCCCGACAGCCTCTACACGATGCTCGTCATCGCCATCCCGATGGTGGTGATGTACGGCATCGGCCTCGCGTTGCTGTTCCTGGTCACACTCGGCGGACGCCGCGGCGGGTCCGGGACCGCCGTGGGCGAGTAA
- a CDS encoding twin-arginine translocase subunit TatC, translating to MPEEPDGGRNTAGEPAERDDEWGDLTPAVRRASEDGDSSGLAPADSAGDDQRDGDSSDDQTVDEAADQRAVDDGSTDSPGDDSTDDSDGDTGDEWEWSDDDFESVGPTSLEQGAGVDGATEEPADATDSAEPADSVAPVEPATGPGDSAGPTAESEDATVLDTEEMPDPTTGLGGGAPDSDVEQPLAVHVEEMVKRLAIVIAVAGLVSVAVFPVTEGLVTTIWDHVLPGVEAIDPRIYHPLELIITQIKVASLAGLVIALPVLVYQSYVFMRPGLYKQERRYYLAAVPTSLVLAVLGVTFSYFVVLPYTMSYFQGYTTGTANVAFALGTTFNLILMVMGYLAIVFQIPLFIMLAIMLGVVTRQWLEGRRLLFWGAFAGISFAFGSIDPTGVVPVLVAITMIVLFEGTLALLRWTGN from the coding sequence ATGCCCGAGGAACCGGACGGCGGGCGGAACACGGCCGGCGAACCCGCCGAGCGAGACGACGAGTGGGGGGACCTCACTCCCGCCGTTCGACGCGCCAGCGAGGACGGCGACAGTTCGGGTCTCGCGCCCGCCGACAGCGCCGGTGACGACCAGCGCGACGGCGACTCCTCGGACGACCAGACGGTCGACGAGGCGGCCGACCAGCGAGCGGTCGATGACGGTTCGACCGACAGTCCGGGCGACGACTCGACAGACGATTCGGACGGCGACACCGGCGACGAGTGGGAGTGGAGCGACGACGACTTCGAGAGCGTCGGCCCCACGTCCCTCGAGCAGGGCGCGGGTGTCGACGGCGCCACCGAGGAACCAGCGGACGCCACCGATTCCGCGGAACCGGCAGACTCCGTCGCCCCCGTGGAACCGGCAACGGGTCCTGGGGACTCCGCCGGGCCGACCGCAGAGTCGGAAGACGCGACGGTGCTCGACACCGAGGAGATGCCCGACCCGACGACGGGCCTCGGCGGCGGTGCGCCCGACTCGGACGTCGAACAGCCACTCGCCGTGCACGTCGAGGAGATGGTCAAGCGCCTCGCCATCGTCATCGCCGTCGCCGGCCTCGTCAGCGTCGCCGTCTTCCCGGTCACCGAGGGACTCGTGACCACCATCTGGGACCACGTTCTCCCCGGGGTGGAGGCCATCGACCCCCGCATCTACCACCCGCTCGAACTCATCATCACGCAGATCAAGGTCGCCAGCCTCGCCGGCCTCGTCATCGCGCTCCCCGTTCTCGTCTACCAATCCTACGTGTTCATGCGCCCGGGTCTGTACAAGCAGGAACGCCGCTACTACCTCGCCGCCGTCCCGACGAGCCTGGTGCTCGCGGTGCTCGGTGTGACGTTCTCCTACTTCGTCGTGCTCCCGTACACGATGAGCTACTTCCAGGGGTACACGACGGGCACCGCTAACGTCGCGTTCGCGCTCGGCACCACGTTCAACCTCATCCTGATGGTGATGGGGTACCTCGCCATCGTCTTCCAGATTCCGCTGTTCATCATGCTCGCCATCATGCTCGGCGTCGTCACCCGGCAGTGGCTCGAGGGTCGCCGCCTGCTCTTCTGGGGCGCGTTCGCCGGCATCTCCTTCGCGTTCGGGAGCATCGACCCGACCGGCGTCGTCCCCGTGCTCGTCGCCATCACGATGATCGTCCTGTTCGAGGGGACGCTCGCGCTGCTCCGGTGGACGGGCAACTGA
- a CDS encoding tyrosine--tRNA ligase, whose amino-acid sequence MDAYELVTRNATEVVTEEEVQELADDPQGKRAYVGYEPSGVLHLGHLLAANKLIDLQDAGMDVVVLLADVHAYLNDKGTFEEIRETAEQMKAQFLAFGLDEDATEFVLGSDYQLDEEYELDLHALQVETSLKRAQRAMAEIQGGDTAKVSHVVYPLMQALDIEYLDVDLAIGGMDQRKVHMLAREELPSVGYEKRPALHTPIIGDLTTGEGKMSSSSGVTISLEDSTEDLEEKVNSAFCPPERDPEGDLVNPVLELFQYHVFPRFEAVVVERPEEYGGDLEYDDYEDLASDLESGELHPADAKSALADYLDRLIAPGRERLREIRDE is encoded by the coding sequence ATGGACGCCTACGAACTCGTCACTCGGAACGCGACGGAAGTCGTGACCGAGGAGGAGGTGCAGGAGCTAGCCGACGACCCCCAGGGCAAGCGGGCGTACGTCGGCTACGAGCCCTCCGGCGTGCTCCACCTCGGCCACCTCCTCGCCGCGAACAAGCTCATCGACCTCCAGGACGCGGGCATGGACGTCGTCGTCCTGCTCGCCGACGTCCACGCCTACCTCAACGACAAGGGTACGTTCGAGGAAATCCGGGAGACCGCAGAGCAGATGAAGGCCCAGTTCCTCGCGTTCGGCCTCGACGAAGACGCCACGGAGTTCGTGCTCGGCTCGGACTACCAGCTAGACGAGGAGTACGAACTCGACCTTCACGCCCTCCAGGTGGAGACGTCGCTGAAGCGAGCCCAGCGCGCGATGGCGGAAATCCAGGGCGGAGACACCGCGAAGGTGAGCCACGTCGTCTACCCCCTGATGCAGGCCCTCGACATCGAGTACCTCGACGTCGACCTCGCCATCGGCGGGATGGACCAGCGGAAGGTCCACATGCTCGCCCGCGAGGAGCTCCCGAGCGTCGGCTACGAGAAGCGGCCCGCGCTCCACACGCCCATCATCGGCGACCTCACCACGGGCGAGGGGAAGATGAGTTCAAGTTCGGGCGTCACCATCTCTCTCGAGGACTCCACTGAGGACCTCGAGGAGAAGGTAAACTCGGCGTTCTGCCCGCCGGAGCGCGACCCCGAGGGCGACCTCGTGAACCCGGTGCTGGAGCTGTTCCAGTACCACGTCTTCCCGCGCTTCGAGGCGGTGGTCGTCGAGCGCCCCGAGGAGTACGGCGGCGACCTGGAGTACGACGACTACGAGGACCTCGCGTCGGACTTGGAGTCCGGCGAACTCCACCCCGCGGACGCGAAGAGCGCGCTCGCTGACTACCTGGATCGGCTCATCGCGCCGGGACGGGAACGCCTCCGAGAGATCCGCGACGAGTAG
- a CDS encoding DUF460 domain-containing protein produces MSTRTSALDALVFGVDVQSGDVRGDAPSYALVVFDGETVERDVVTRRKLLRRVESEEPAIVATDNMYELAADKDQLVHLLRGLPAETKLVQVTGDERPEPLSRVAKRHGVPYGKPAMEEAEASARLAAQNVGYEVSAFTNETTVKVSRGRSTGGGGGWSEDRFTRRIHGSVKRASREVESKLDDAGLDYEVDVTEKYGGYANAVFTVEARAEDIPVSSRRSGDTRVEVEPVRRDGIEFRALARRRDRVFVGVDPGTTTAVALVALDGRVLDVTSTRTADTADVIEWIIERGRPVIVAADVTPMPNTVEKIRASFDAAGWAPDSDLPVDEKQHRTREEGYDDDHQRDAMAAALYAHDAHADQIQRVTEQTPPNVERGEVVARVLGGEESVEGVLADLTADDPEPETTVEHEPRELTDEEQRIRDLEAQVERLESHVADLEATVEEKDEEIEHYEEELSEARREERQQARERREVTKLEWENDRLTTERDEAVERAEELDAKLERLKDLWKLDHSNFADVDTEGDLVAVKPVEQFTVDAIEAADDEYGIASGDVVYLRDASGAGERTAELLAEFEPRVVLRSGGISDAADEVLFEHEIPVGPADDVPIREVDELAVAEEADVQAVLEDWRKRRDEREREQKESMVDSIISEHRADRT; encoded by the coding sequence GTGAGCACCCGTACGAGTGCCCTCGACGCCCTCGTCTTCGGCGTCGACGTGCAGAGCGGTGACGTGCGCGGGGACGCACCATCCTACGCGCTCGTCGTCTTCGACGGAGAGACGGTCGAACGTGACGTCGTGACCCGCCGGAAGCTCCTGCGGCGCGTGGAGAGCGAGGAGCCGGCCATCGTCGCGACGGACAACATGTACGAACTCGCCGCGGACAAGGACCAGCTGGTCCACCTCCTTCGCGGGCTGCCGGCGGAGACGAAACTCGTCCAGGTGACCGGCGACGAGCGCCCGGAACCCCTCTCCCGGGTCGCGAAGCGCCACGGCGTGCCCTACGGGAAGCCCGCGATGGAGGAGGCCGAGGCGTCGGCGCGCCTCGCCGCGCAGAACGTCGGCTACGAGGTGTCGGCGTTCACGAACGAGACGACGGTGAAGGTCTCCCGCGGCCGCTCCACGGGCGGCGGTGGCGGATGGAGCGAGGACCGCTTCACGCGGCGCATTCACGGCTCCGTGAAGCGCGCGAGCCGCGAGGTCGAGTCGAAACTCGACGACGCCGGCCTCGACTACGAGGTGGACGTCACGGAGAAGTACGGCGGCTACGCGAACGCCGTGTTCACGGTGGAAGCGCGCGCCGAGGACATCCCGGTTTCCTCGCGGCGCTCCGGAGACACCCGCGTCGAGGTCGAACCGGTGCGCCGCGACGGCATCGAGTTCCGGGCGCTCGCGCGCCGCCGGGACCGCGTGTTCGTCGGCGTCGACCCCGGCACGACGACAGCGGTCGCACTCGTCGCGCTCGACGGCCGCGTCCTCGACGTGACGAGCACGCGAACCGCCGACACCGCGGACGTCATCGAGTGGATCATCGAACGCGGGCGGCCCGTCATAGTGGCCGCGGACGTCACGCCGATGCCGAACACCGTAGAGAAGATCCGCGCGAGCTTCGACGCCGCGGGCTGGGCGCCCGACAGCGACCTGCCGGTCGACGAGAAACAACACCGCACCCGCGAGGAGGGGTACGACGACGACCACCAGCGGGACGCGATGGCGGCGGCGCTGTACGCCCACGACGCGCACGCCGACCAGATCCAGCGCGTCACCGAGCAGACGCCGCCGAACGTCGAGCGCGGCGAAGTGGTGGCTCGCGTGCTCGGCGGTGAGGAGTCCGTCGAGGGCGTGCTCGCGGACCTCACAGCGGACGACCCCGAACCCGAGACGACGGTCGAACACGAGCCCCGTGAGCTCACCGACGAGGAACAGCGCATCCGCGACCTCGAAGCCCAGGTCGAGCGCCTCGAATCCCACGTCGCGGACCTCGAGGCCACCGTCGAGGAGAAAGACGAGGAGATCGAGCACTACGAGGAGGAGCTCTCCGAGGCCCGCCGAGAGGAACGCCAGCAGGCCCGCGAGCGCCGCGAAGTGACGAAACTCGAGTGGGAGAACGACCGCCTCACGACGGAGCGCGACGAGGCTGTCGAGCGCGCCGAGGAACTCGACGCGAAACTCGAGCGGCTCAAGGACCTCTGGAAGCTCGACCACTCGAACTTCGCGGACGTCGACACCGAGGGCGACCTGGTCGCGGTCAAGCCCGTCGAGCAGTTCACCGTCGACGCCATCGAGGCCGCGGACGACGAGTACGGCATCGCGTCCGGGGATGTGGTCTACCTCCGCGACGCGTCGGGAGCGGGCGAGCGCACCGCGGAGCTGCTCGCCGAGTTCGAACCCCGCGTCGTCCTGCGGTCGGGCGGCATCTCGGACGCCGCCGACGAGGTGCTGTTCGAGCACGAGATTCCGGTGGGGCCCGCGGACGACGTGCCGATTCGCGAAGTCGACGAACTCGCGGTCGCCGAGGAGGCGGACGTGCAGGCCGTCCTCGAAGACTGGCGGAAACGCCGCGACGAGCGCGAGCGCGAACAGAAGGAGAGCATGGTCGATTCCATCATCAGCGAGCACCGCGCTGACCGAACGTAG